A region from the Acipenser ruthenus chromosome 56, fAciRut3.2 maternal haplotype, whole genome shotgun sequence genome encodes:
- the LOC117404234 gene encoding uncharacterized protein LOC117404234, protein MTGPLSSAAFLIGIFVFLSAIPGLPCKPVNQGGQHHVSWSRDDPTAARRFRRDLRDSLPPLPYEAEMMMMAYPPSSSDTPSEVYYQPGDGGRRGRVQQDDQRLGQALQQLVEDGRRRDQEAVYLAGLLRLLTPQAGPDVYPGAQQRPPKAEEAGLAPGVDFQGPFPPDYDDTSMVKPQRGWLNLQNLQNLQNLMDPQLAQALMNRYRQEKLYEAGLSPPPASRLELQEAAAEAEGEAEREADEEVLRYLVGQILSTAGSEGGPQPPVRLSESQSGLRRSRRSLDDGASNPEEENLLRVKRIDEAGMRDAIQGLQRIKGVDIKPQQQQAGKQARKRRYAAYDTDELAERILKYLPD, encoded by the exons ccggTGAACCAAGGCGGTCAACACCACGTCTCTTGGAGCCGCGATGATCCGACCGCGGCGCGCCGTTTCCGAAGGGACCTGCGAGACtccctgccccccctcccctACGAGGCCGAGATGATGATGATGGCGTACCCCCCCTCCTCTTCCGACACCCCCAGCGAGGTCTACTACCAgccgggggacgggggacggagAGGACGAGTCCAGCAGGACGACCAGCGACTGGGTCAGGCTCTGCAGCAGCTGGTGGAGGACGGTCGGAGGAGAGACCAGGAGGCTGTCTATCTCGCTGGCTTGCTCCGGCTCCTGACCCCCCAGGCAGGGCCCGATGTCTACCCCGGGGCCCAGCAGAGGCCCCCCAAAGCCGAGGAGGCTGGCTTGGCACCAGGAGTCGATTTCCAGGGTCCCTTCCCGCCCGATTATGACGACACCAGCATGGTGAAGCCCCAGAGAGGGTGGCTGAACCTCCAGAACCTCCAGAACCTCCAGAACCTGATGGATCCCCAGCTTGCCCAGGCGCTGATGAACCGATACAGGCAGGAGAAGCTCTATGAGGCCGGTCTCTCCCCACCGCCAGCCTCCAGACTCGAGCTTCAAGAGGCAGCAGCCGAGGCAGAGGGGGAGGCAGAAAGGGAGGCGGACGAGGAAGTCTTGAG GTACCTGGTGGGGCAGATCCTGTCCACCGCGGGCAGCGAGGGGGGTCCGCAGCCCCCGGTCCGGCTGTCGGAGAGCCAATCGGGGCTCAGGCGCTCCCGCCGGTCACTGGACGACGGAGCGAGCAACCCCGAAGAGGAGAACCTGCTGCGGGTCAAGCGAATTGACGAGGCGGGGATGAGAGACGCGATTCAGGGGCTGCAGCGCATAAAGGGGGTCGATATCAAGCCACAGCAACAACAGGCGGGGAAGCAAGCGAGGAAACGCCGCTACGCTGCGTACGACACAGACGAGCTGGCGGAAAGGATCTTAAAATATCTGccggattaa